TCCTCATCTATGGTTTATAAAATCTTAATGATCATTAGTTCAGCAGTTTGGTTTTCCTCGAGGGCACACATGTGTAAACAGGGTACAGAAATTCAGTTGAACACCAGTCACATGCACACTAAGTGTGGGTTTGGGTGAGACAGACTTCAGCACAATTTATGTACTTTATGTTTGAGCTCTGTGCTTTAATCAAACATCAGCTGTTAAAAATGGCCAACAGCAATAATCAAACAACATTAAGTTCATTCAGCAGATGATTCTGTCCAaagctatttaaaatatataatacatacagaatgcaagcaaatgagggttaagggctttgctccaattactagtctggtaccttaaccgctgagaaCACCAATTTGTTAGATTTGCCCAGTAATCCTTCGAATAGGAAGCTTTTTTATGATATGCTTAGTCATTCCAAGTTCAACCTTGCTGCCTAAGACCGCGTGGTAATTTTATACTATCACTGTCTCTCCCTCCATTTCTCTTCCTTTTTATTCTTGCTCTTTCTACTGTAGTTCGGAAGCTGCTGAAGACAGGACTAATCCAGGATGTTTTTCCCCTGTGTGATCAGAAGAAGCTAAACGCTCTCAGCCAAGACTGGTATTCCCAGAAACGCCTGTGGGGTCAGCCTTTAGGTACACACATAATTTAACACAATCGACCATAGACGTGCAGAGTTTTGCtaaaaaaatgtacatatatTGCACATGGTAAGGAAAACCATTCATCAACTTTCATATTTTTCTAATGCATATAATCCATGTCATGTTCACACACATACTTTTGACATTGTAGGTGTGTAGAACAGGGGATGAATTCGGTGCAGTTTATTACTTCTTCACCGTGTATATGTTATTCCTGCTGCTTTTGAATCACTTTGCAACTGTGTGGGAATGATTTGTAGTTCCATAAACTTTCAAGTTGTGGATTATGGGACCAGTTACACTGACAGGGAGGTTTATGGTGTTTGTTGTGGAACACAATGGAATACAGTGTGcataagcatttagcagacgctcttatccaaagtgacttaaaaaGAGCTTCAttagtaaacatttccttactctagTACAAAGTGACAAAGAAAACACATTTGCTAAAACCCTGTCTGaagaaaataaagttaaaattatgtgaatataaatatttattatgttatctGGTAAGTAATCTAGTTCAAAGAAGGGCCGCTTGAAGGGTACAATAAATtgaacagctttttttttttttttttttaatgcaatttctccaaatttagcgtagtcagtttgtcttccgctgctggtggatccctgattgcagtcgaggtgggtatattgctgcacGCCTCCTAAGACCCGCTTGCAGCCCTCGGCAGaacccttttcacccatgcattctgcataggcgcctctctatctgctaatcagggtcctaatacagcgtttgaagaccccacccacatagtttgGTCATTCCTttttgcaggcactgccaattatgcccgctagatggcgcccagccgaccggtggcaacgccgagtttagaatcgaggagtttagaatctcggcgctggtgtgctagcagaatttccccctgcgccacctgggcgcacaTGTATTGAACAGTGTTTGATAAGTTCTTTGAGGTTGGTTGGGGCTGGTACAGCATTGGTCAGTGCCATTGTGTTAAATTGAATACGGGCTGCTATAGGTGGCCAGTGAAGAAagggcagcagtggggtgatgtggcagaaAAACCGGGGGCGAAGCTGCATTTTCAATCAGTTGCAGAGGTCTGATGGTGGACATAGGAAGGACTTTAAGTAGTCCAGTTTTGAAATGACAACAGGAAATCCCAAGTCTTTTGAACGTTGTAGACGAAGAACCGGCATGATTGGTTCAGGTTAGCAATATAAGCCAAGAGGAATAGCCAAAGTTTTGTGCATTTTCAAAGTTCCATTAAGTTTGATAATGAGATCTTGGCAAGGAATatatttacagaaataaatatcAACTTATTCTTATGGGGTTAAACTTAGGATGTTGAGCTAATGTCCACAATGAGTTATTTGCAAGATATGCTAAGATGTGAGCTGAAGGAGGACATGaaggtggcacaaccagttataAGTTTTAGGAGGGATTTACTTTTTCATATCAGGGATATAGGTTTGgaataaatctttatctttaataacTTGAACTTAAAAGtcgcattttgtgtttactcgtGTTGTTTTTAGCCTAAAATTAGTTGGAAgatctaaaacatttaattttgacaaagttaacataaaaaaaagaaatcagctgggggcaaatactttttcacagcattgTAGACCATATTAACTTTAATTCTGCCTTGTTTTagctttattattaaattccCTCAAGTGAAATTCTCTGTGTTTATGTCTTctgtcctctctctctctttcctctACAGACTCCATACACTCGTATTTCGGTGGCTCCATTGCTTTCTACTTCAGTTTCTTAGATTTCTACACAAGCGCTCTAATTCCTCCAGCAATTCTGGGAGTCTTCATCACCTTCTTCCTCCCCGGAGCCCCGCCCCCTGATGGAGTCAAAGCAGACAACTCCACCACGGCTAACAGTTCCCTGGATGCTGATGACGACCATCTTTCTGTAAGTTCCCACATGGTGCAGGCCGTGTTCAGCATGATTTGGTCCACGGTGTTCATGGAGCTGTGGAAGAGACGAAGCTCTGCACTGTCGTACCAATGGGGAACTCTGACACTGACTGAGCGCTTTATGGAGCCCCGGCCTGAGTTCCACGGTGAGCTTGGCACAAATCCGGTGACAGGAAGGCTGGAACCTCTGTTCCCTGACTGGAAGAGACAGTTGCGTGTGGGCCTGGGGTCTTTGCCTGTGGTTGGGGTTTTCCTCTGCCTTGTTGTACTCGGCATGGTGGGATTTTATTACTGCGAGAGCACCATGTCTGCCTTTCACAAAGCGCATGGGTCCATCATCACAGCTGCTCTGTCCTACTCGCCCTCCATCATCCACATCGTCTACACCAACATGCTGGGGAACGTTTACCGCAGCGTGGCACTGCGGCTGACCGAGTGGGGTGAGGGAGAGAACTTATTTagctcttgtttgtttgttttttgagttaggaaaatatattaaataattaaaagttaCTAGATGTGAATCCATCCTTAAACTTAGTCATCATTTGTGGTGCCTGAATTTTGGCACATGATTAATGAGCTTAATGGTAAGAGCCACACTGCTAATCCCGAACTGGGTAGCAGGTTCAGCGCAGTTTGTAAACCTAGCCATTGGGGGTGGGGGGAGGGGAGTCCCAAGCCCTGGTAAATAGGAGGCTTGCGTCCGAAAGGGCACCTGACCTCACCTCCCCATTCAATATTCAGATGAATGATCCACTATGATGATCTCTAATAAGAGCAATCCAAGAGTCATCATTGTTGGTATCTGACACAATTACACTGTTAATCAAAAAGGATTTCAGTAAGAGTGGCCCAGCTCATGCTCTGTTCTACTTAGTATAGGGTTAAAACAGTAACTATTGGAGTTGTGCTAGTTTTACACACTTATTAGCGGTGTAGTTTAAGATGCAGCGTGCATATCGCTTTAGTGCCTAGAGGTTATTTCATGTAAACTAATGTTGCTCTCTGTTTTAAAAGCCAAATGATTGCTGATTGAAACTCAAATCTGCTATTATACAGCTTCCATGTGAGAGAATTAAGAGCAACAttatcatgctgttctttaatggtcaggacccccacaggaccaccacagagctggtattatttaggcggtggatcattctcagcactgcagtgacactgacatggtggtggtgtgttagtgtgtgttgtgctggcatgagtggatcagacgcagcagcgctgctggagtttttaaacacctcactgtccctgctggactgagaatagtccaccaaccaaaaatatccagccaacagcgccccatgggcagctcaaacagcagcaatagatgagcgatggtctctgactttacatctacaaggtggaccaactaggtaggagtgtctaatagagtggacagtgagtggacacggtatttaaaaactccagcagcgctgctgtgtctgatccactcataccagcacaacacacacgtaacacaccaccaccatgtcagtgtcactgcagtgctgagaatgatccaccacctaaataatacctgctctgtggtggtcctgaccattgaagaacagggtgaaagcagggaaacagatggactacagttagtaattgtagaactacaaagtgcttctatatggtaagtggagctgataaaatgaacagtgagtgtagtcataatgttatggctgatcagtgtacaactCAACAGTAGAAAATGCTTTATCAGACAAAGGATTATgttaagaataaaataaaagcctatttttaatgcttaaatctataaaagatttatttttgtctcatttctCAGAGAACCACAGAGAGGAATCATCATTTCAATATCATCACACCACAAAAGTTCTAGTAGTAAGTCACAGCGATCCACTTACTCATACATTTATTGCATTTCTTTTTCATgttgttatcctggtcagggtcgtgacgGACCCGGTTactccaggaaacactgggtgcaaggcagtaaTTTCTGTAAAGTTGCCCGGTTGGCTTATAGCACAGCATAGATCTAATCCCAGATGCACCCTattgagacagtggtagcccagtggatagagctttgggctatcaactgaaaggttgagagtttgaatcccagctctgccatgcagccactgttgggcccttgagcaaggtccttaaccctctcggctccagggacAACGTACGATAGCtgatcctgcgctctgaccccagcttccaaacgagctgggatatgcaaagaatgaatacacctgtatatatatatataaatgacaaataaaggcattctattctctATTCTTGGCGGTGTTCGGTTTGCttaatagaccgctgtgccacccatgaGTGCTCAAGCACAGCAGGTGTTCCACTATATTAGTCCTAGTTATATTTCACATGCTTGCAGTTGCAAATCCCAAATAAGATGTGTTGATATTAAGAGCAAGATTaagttctctctttttttttccagtttacCTTTTTCAACAACTTTGCTGTGCTATTCCATATTGCTATCTTCAAACAGAACCTCCCCCTCCTGCGCAAGGTGAGAGGAGCTTACtgctttttttagaaataaatgttAGTTTTTGATCTGTACAtacagtttgtttaaaaaaagttcTGTCACTCATTATATGTAGCTTACATATAACAGAATAAGTTGTCAAACGCTCTTGAATGCCTAATTATTGTCTATTTCTATTCCTTTTTTCTATTCCTGTTTCGATGCTGCCGTTACCCATGTGTACAGAGGCTGTCGTCGCTGCTGATTCTGTCTCAGTTGGTGAACCAGTTCACTGAGGTGGTGGTGCCGTACTTGGTGGATCGATTCTTCAGCTCTCCACAGAAGCAGCTGAAGGAGGATGATCCGGCAGCTGATCACATGCAGGCTGAGGGCAGTCTGCCACCATTTCCTGTGAGCTCCACGTCTCTCTCTTCATTTTTTATCAAAAATAACTCTTCCAAGGAACAAAAAGGGAACACACTACCTGATGGAATGCAACCTTCattcacatttattataaaagtcACATTTCAGTTCACATTTTGTTCCACATCCTCCTTCTATATCTTTTGCCATTTTTGCTTTTATTACCCATCTTATTTCTAtttcattgtcatgttttagcacagcttcatcttggtcagggttatgATGGGTCCAGCTTTTCTGCAATCACtgtgcacaatgcagtaacacacccaagatagggcaccaatccatccagGGCCTCAGCCACCCTTTCAGACATAGCATggcatgtctgtgtgtggacgtccaactggctgatagcaccactggggatttgagCCCTGGATCCTAGAACTACAGGGATCCACAATTATAGGGCTAGCACAGTTTGGTTTTGCAATGTTTATGCTTTTATATTTAAAGTTATTCTTACGtattctttttaattattttaaaaggttttatctttttttttgtttctttcttttttccaaCTGCTTACAAGCTCTTTTATTTGTGCCAACAAGTGAAAGTCCTCATGATAAAAGCTGTAAAAAACGTAACCAATTACATCATTTTGTCTTCATTAAAAAGGATCAAATTCAAGGTGTgaatagggctgtcgcggtgaaagaatttccccttg
The nucleotide sequence above comes from Trichomycterus rosablanca isolate fTriRos1 chromosome 8, fTriRos1.hap1, whole genome shotgun sequence. Encoded proteins:
- the ano10b gene encoding anoctamin-10 isoform X3: MAFLKEQQPDSMSPESWSKVSCPCCASTQIEPLVLIQLSESIQANTKQWIMNIISAPQKSGGAQLLVHPGEDASWGRIVVAAPRCTLLMATEELGICKADKEGNMTTFSFSDRDNFINVDDMQNFLTVAERQYLVKHQLESMRAVKDQRIPGIQGDKGILRSRQNVFRKLLKTGLIQDVFPLCDQKKLNALSQDWYSQKRLWGQPLDSIHSYFGGSIAFYFSFLDFYTSALIPPAILGVFITFFLPGAPPPDGVKADNSTTANSSLDADDDHLSVSSHMVQAVFSMIWSTVFMELWKRRSSALSYQWGTLTLTERFMEPRPEFHGELGTNPVTGRLEPLFPDWKRQLRVGLGSLPVVGVFLCLVVLGMVGFYYCESTMSAFHKAHGSIITAALSYSPSIIHIVYTNMLGNVYRSVALRLTEWENHREESSFQYHHTTKVLVFTFFNNFAVLFHIAIFKQNLPLLRKRLSSLLILSQLVNQFTEVVVPYLVDRFFSSPQKQLKEDDPAADHMQAEGSLPPFPGLFAEYIELLVQFGYLSLFSCVYPLTAMLLLLNNITEIRGDAYKLCRLFRKPFSPPEAGIGVWLTAFEALAFFSVMTNCWLLFLAPRVKAFTEDAELNPSMVLIFTIMVEHALILVKLIIAFMIPDEPEWVRIKKDQIEYQAMKALKQQRRDREPCNGNP
- the ano10b gene encoding anoctamin-10 isoform X2, giving the protein MAFLKEQQPDSMSPESWSKVSCPCCASTQIEPLVLIQLSESIQANTKQWIMNIISAPQKSGGAQLLVHPGEDASWGRIVVAAPRCTLLMATEELGICKADKEGNMTTFSFSDRDNFINVDDMQNFLTVAERQYLVKHQLESMRAVKDQRIPGIQGDKGILRSRQNVFRKLLKTGLIQDVFPLCDQKKLNALSQDWYSQKRLWGQPLDSIHSYFGGSIAFYFSFLDFYTSALIPPAILGVFITFFLPGAPPPDGVKADNSTTANSSLDADDDHLSVSSHMVQAVFSMIWSTVFMELWKRRSSALSYQWGTLTLTERFMEPRPEFHGELGTNPVTGRLEPLFPDWKRQLRVGLGSLPVVGVFLCLVVLGMVGFYYCESTMSAFHKAHGSIITAALSYSPSIIHIVYTNMLGNVYRSVALRLTEWENHREESSFQYHHTTKVLVFTFFNNFAVLFHIAIFKQNLPLLRKRLSSLLILSQLVNQFTEVVVPYLVDRFFSSPQKQLKEDDPAADHMQAEGSLPPFPGLFAEYIELLVQFGYLSLFSCVYPLTAMLLLLNNITEIRGDAYKLCRLFRKPFSPPEAGIGVWLTAFEALAFFSVMTNCWLLFLAPRVKAFTEDAELNPSMVLIFTIMVEHALILVKLIIAFMIPDEPEWVRIKKDQIEYQAMKALKQQKVKRNQTAELPVLKS
- the ano10b gene encoding anoctamin-10 isoform X1, with the translated sequence MAFLKEQQPDSMSPESWSKVSCPCCASTQIEPLVLIQLSESIQANTKQWIMNIISAPQKSGGAQLLVHPGEDASWGRIVVAAPRCTLLMATEELGICKADKEGNMTTFSFSDRDNFINVDDMQNFLTVAERQYLVKHQLESMRAVKDQRIPGIQGDKGILRSRQNVFRKLLKTGLIQDVFPLCDQKKLNALSQDWYSQKRLWGQPLDSIHSYFGGSIAFYFSFLDFYTSALIPPAILGVFITFFLPGAPPPDGVKADNSTTANSSLDADDDHLSVSSHMVQAVFSMIWSTVFMELWKRRSSALSYQWGTLTLTERFMEPRPEFHGELGTNPVTGRLEPLFPDWKRQLRVGLGSLPVVGVFLCLVVLGMVGFYYCESTMSAFHKAHGSIITAALSYSPSIIHIVYTNMLGNVYRSVALRLTEWENHREESSFQYHHTTKVLVFTFFNNFAVLFHIAIFKQNLPLLRKRLSSLLILSQLVNQFTEVVVPYLVDRFFSSPQKQLKEDDPAADHMQAEGSLPPFPGLFAEYIELLVQFGYLSLFSCVYPLTAMLLLLNNITEIRGDAYKLCRLFRKPFSPPEAGIGVWLTAFEALAFFSVMTNCWLLFLAPRVKAFTEDAELNPSMVLIFTIMVEHALILVKLIIAFMIPDEPEWVRIKKDQIEYQAMKALKQQLSGEDGECPGQYEKVLENTKHFGST
- the ano10b gene encoding anoctamin-10 isoform X4 gives rise to the protein MAFLKEQQPDSMSPESWSKVSCPCCASTQIEPLVLIQLSESIQANTKQWIMNIISAPQKSGGAQLLVHPGEDASWGRIVVAAPRCTLLMATEELGICKADKEGNMTTFSFSDRDNFINVDDMQNFLTVAERQYLVKHQLESMRAVKDQRIPGIQGDKGILRSRQNVFRKLLKTGLIQDVFPLCDQKKLNALSQDWYSQKRLWGQPLDSIHSYFGGSIAFYFSFLDFYTSALIPPAILGVFITFFLPGAPPPDGVKADNSTTANSSLDADDDHLSVSSHMVQAVFSMIWSTVFMELWKRRSSALSYQWGTLTLTERFMEPRPEFHGELGTNPVTGRLEPLFPDWKRQLRVGLGSLPVVGVFLCLVVLGMVGFYYCESTMSAFHKAHGSIITAALSYSPSIIHIVYTNMLGNVYRSVALRLTEWENHREESSFQYHHTTKVLVFTFFNNFAVLFHIAIFKQNLPLLRKRLSSLLILSQLVNQFTEVVVPYLVDRFFSSPQKQLKEDDPAADHMQAEGSLPPFPGLFAEYIELLVQFGYLSLFSCVYPLTAMLLLLNNITEIRGDAYKLCRLFRKPFSPPEAGIGVWLTAFEALAFFSVMTNCWLLFLAPRVKAFTEDAELNPSMVLIFTIMVEHALILVKLIIAFMIPDEPEWVRIKKDQIEYQAMKALKQQP